A portion of the Plasmodium relictum strain SGS1 genome assembly, chromosome: 11 genome contains these proteins:
- a CDS encoding exonuclease, putative → MQKYYSKLKCSKQNYFSIFKYGRKSYYSWNNKSNKLIGKLHYSLLNLNGYKINKSYANFFFEKLKNTWIKKNYSTKNELYNFDNLKNFNDSSNNKVYVKENIYDILQPLCKSKEVRAICANVIFFVLKFLDTKNVATPNEYKDNIKRIYLDLIKCYHRIFKNENGEFIFCIFNDNTIKSASPSLKNSKKNIIQDIVLNSLEFYFKNNINNMNSLDINLMCEIIKYKKFFYVLNYINYDKNQLKEKLDVKNLDYLFYEFLNDKNFFSKAIELASIFYSESMNITKPFKENSSFNCLILLKNILKIQSKNLLFLFLNSLKCNDLKKEVFLFLLYVDPLTEFSLSYWGYLATKEYILLDNSGVRKEDDIKKIEINNDMLKRKNQENSNIINTEYYYLPDNMKNILLLKDADEFKKLMICIKNEQQKYWEENIYNIEDTYKIEVYDNIITIEDINNNLKKKKKRYFVAIDVEWCKDQKVSIISVSTSKEIYIVDLLNIDYNFKLLIYSFFKWLLENPFIYKLFYNFSCDMQKISSFFQNISHLNTFVNVIDLKDPLYMNIKNHKDIICDNNAFHFELFNRDIIEKNDIALFKKVINSNHYDLNNEIKNSFNKYDDTIVSHNKISKLHFKSLNDLCQKFLKRKLDKQLQLSDWSKRPLTEDQINYASIDSYNLIEIEEKLTEYNYSSVCLSNSNNLIDIFIQKYKMKNCIW, encoded by the exons atgCAAAAGTATTACAGTAAATTAAAATGTAGtaaacaaaattatttttctatctTCAAATATGGGAGGAAATCTTACTATTCATGGAAcaataaaagtaataaattaataggCAAGTTACATTACTCATTATTGAATCTTAATGGATACAAGATAAATAAATCATatgcaaattttttttttgaaaaattaaaaaatacatggataaaaaaaaattactcaACAAAGAATGAACTCTACAATTTtgacaatttaaaaaattttaatgattcCTCAAACAATAAAGTTTATGTTAAAGAgaatatatatgatatattGCAACCTTTATGTAAAAGTAAGGAAGTTAGGGCTATTTGCGCaaatgtaatattttttgttctaAAGTTTTTAGATACCAAAAACGTTGCAACACCAAACGaatataaagataatattaaaagaatatatctTGATTTGATTAAATGTTATCACAggatttttaaaaatgaaaatggagaatttattttttgtatttttaacgATAATACTATAAAATCTGCTAGTCCctcattaaaaaatagtaaaaaaaatattatacaaGATATAGTATTAAATAGTTtggaattttattttaaaaataacataaataatatgaattcattagatattaatttaatgtgtgaaattattaaatataaaaaattcttcTATGTactaaattatataaattacgATAAAAATCaactaaaagaaaaattagatgtaaaaaatttagacTACTTATTTTATGagtttttaaatgataaaaattttttttcgaAAGCTATTGAATTAGCATCTATATTTTATTCTGAAAGTATGAATATTACAAAACCTTTTAAGGAAAACTCTTCATTTAATTGCTTAATTTTactgaaaaatattttaaaaattcaatcAAAAAATCTcctctttttatttttaaattcattaaaatgtAATGATTTGAAAAAAGAAGTTTTCCTTTTTCTGTTATATGTAGACCCATTAACAG aatttTCGTTGAGTTATTGGGGGTATTTAGCTACAAAGGAATATATACTTTTAGATAATTCAGGTGTTAGAAAAGAAGAtgatataaagaaaatagaaataaataatgatatgttaaaaagaaaaaatcaagaaaatagtaatattataaatactgaatattattatttacctgataatatgaaaaatatattacttttGAAAGATGCTGACGaatttaaaaagttaatgatatgtataaaaaatgaacagCAAAAATATTGGGAAGAaaacatttataatattgAAGATACGTATAAAATAGAAGTATATGATAATATCATTACTatagaagatattaataataatttaaaaaaaaaaaagaaaagatatTTTGTTGCTATAGATGTAGAATGGTGTAAAGATCAAAAAGTGAGTATAATTTCAGTTTCAACAAGtaaagaaatttatatagttgatttattaaatattgattataattttaaattattaatatattctttttttaagtgGCTATTAGAAAATCCATTTATATACAAAttattttacaatttttctTGTGATATGCAaaaaatatcttctttttttcaaaatatttctCATTTAAACACGTTTGTTAATGTAATAGACTTAAAGGATCCATTATATATGAAcataaaaaatcataaagATATTATATGCGATAATAATGCTTTTCATTTCGAATTATTTAATAGAGatattattgaaaaaaatgatattgcattatttaaaaaggtAATAAATAGTAACCATTACGAtcttaataatgaaataaaaaatagtttcAATAAATATGACGATACAATTGTTTCCCATAACAAAATCAGTAAACTTCATTTTAAAAGTCTAAATGATTTATgtcaaaaatttttaaaaagaaaattagatAAACAATTGCAATTATCTGATTGGAGTAAAAGACCCCTAACAGAAGATCAAATAAATTATGCATCTATTGATTCTTATAATCTCAtagaaatagaagaaaaattaacagaatataattattcttCTGTATGTTTGTcaaatagtaataatttaatcgacatttttatacaaaaatataaaatgaaaaattgtATATGGTAA